In Xenorhabdus nematophila ATCC 19061, one DNA window encodes the following:
- a CDS encoding M15 family metallopeptidase, with product MEKITVDRGFDWPTMNKIPIDECYEPLEKIIDTDKLKQKPVYVTLFDIASGQALWLGTAFDEVSELSYTAALEKSPDENMPATLYRRLLYQAMTQVGFSNLPTEWWHYDYGNSLWAFYKNKTAIYGATAGVIPPKYRSVHK from the coding sequence GTGGAAAAAATAACAGTAGACAGAGGCTTTGATTGGCCGACAATGAATAAAATTCCTATTGATGAATGTTATGAACCTTTAGAGAAAATTATTGATACAGATAAATTAAAACAGAAACCGGTTTACGTAACACTTTTTGATATCGCATCTGGTCAGGCACTGTGGTTGGGGACAGCGTTTGATGAAGTCAGTGAACTTTCTTACACCGCAGCATTGGAAAAATCCCCGGACGAAAATATGCCAGCAACCTTATACCGCCGATTACTTTATCAGGCCATGACCCAAGTTGGGTTCAGTAATTTACCGACTGAATGGTGGCATTATGATTACGGTAATTCCTTGTGGGCATTTTATAAAAATAAGACGGCTATTTATGGTGCGACAGCCGGGGTAATCCCCCCTAAATACCGGAGTGTTCATAAGTAG
- a CDS encoding IS3 family transposase (programmed frameshift), producing the protein MKKSRFTDSQILTILKQAEAGAPVPELCREHGISSARFYKWRAKYGGMDASLMTRLKEREEENRRLKKMYAEERLKAEIIQEAMNKKVVKPAQRRQMAKNAVEQKSISIRRACRIFRLSESRYHYKAQLSSENQQIAEWLLTITAQQRNWEFGLCYLYLRNVKGFHWNHKRVYRIYCELALNKRIKPKKRLKREQPDPLKIPGTPNESGSMDFMHDQLSDGRSVRLLNIIDDFNREALTIEVDFSLPSCRVIRTLEQLMEWRGKPVSIRCDNGPEYTSTEFQAWAKQHQIQLNFIQPGKPQQNAYVERYNRTVRYDWLGQYLFASLSELQDSATKWTWFYNHERPNMALGGYTPKQHLLRVA; encoded by the exons ATGAAAAAGTCACGTTTTACTGACAGCCAAATCTTAACCATTCTGAAACAGGCTGAAGCGGGTGCTCCCGTGCCAGAACTGTGTCGTGAACACGGCATCAGCAGTGCCCGCTTTTACAAATGGCGAGCCAAATATGGAGGAATGGACGCCTCTCTAATGACTCGCTTGAAAGAACGGGAAGAAGAGAACCGACGCCTTAAAAAAATGTATGCTGAAGAGCGACTAAAAGCCGAGATTATTCAGGAAGCCATGA ATAAAAAAGTGGTAAAGCCTGCTCAGCGTCGACAGATGGCAAAAAACGCGGTTGAGCAGAAGTCCATTAGCATTCGTCGGGCGTGTCGGATCTTTCGGCTCAGTGAAAGCCGTTATCACTATAAGGCCCAATTATCTTCAGAAAATCAGCAGATTGCGGAATGGTTACTCACAATAACAGCACAACAACGTAACTGGGAATTCGGGCTTTGCTACCTTTATTTACGCAACGTGAAAGGATTTCATTGGAATCATAAGCGGGTTTACCGAATTTATTGTGAACTGGCTCTGAACAAACGCATAAAGCCTAAAAAACGCTTAAAGCGCGAACAACCTGACCCGTTGAAAATCCCTGGTACCCCGAATGAAAGTGGGTCAATGGATTTTATGCATGATCAGTTATCCGATGGGCGCTCAGTACGTTTACTCAATATCATTGATGATTTTAATCGCGAAGCCCTGACGATTGAGGTGGATTTTTCATTACCGAGCTGCCGTGTGATACGTACGTTAGAACAGTTGATGGAATGGCGAGGCAAACCCGTTTCAATTCGTTGTGATAACGGCCCTGAGTATACCAGTACTGAGTTTCAGGCCTGGGCAAAGCAACATCAGATTCAGCTGAATTTTATCCAACCCGGGAAACCTCAACAGAATGCTTATGTTGAGCGCTATAATCGAACGGTACGCTATGACTGGTTGGGACAATATTTGTTTGCCTCCTTGAGTGAATTACAAGATTCGGCGACAAAATGGACGTGGTTTTATAATCATGAAAGGCCCAATATGGCATTAGGAGGCTATACTCCAAAGCAGCACTTATTACGTGTTGCCTGA
- a CDS encoding helix-turn-helix domain-containing protein — MQESNNKKTTEADILLSNIAQDIDFIMKKRNIDSQTLSKLTGLGIATINSLKRGVGNPTISTISSIADIFGVNIGEITDSKLSELTESEEIISSVPLVRYDELDGYISGEIANINLYKLSIQDDHGG; from the coding sequence ATGCAAGAATCGAACAATAAAAAAACAACCGAAGCCGACATCTTGTTGTCCAATATCGCACAAGATATTGATTTTATAATGAAAAAAAGAAATATAGATTCACAAACACTCAGCAAGTTGACAGGTTTAGGGATTGCAACTATCAATAGCCTCAAGCGTGGTGTTGGGAACCCAACTATTTCTACTATTTCATCTATTGCAGACATATTTGGTGTAAATATTGGTGAAATTACAGATAGTAAATTATCTGAGTTAACGGAGAGTGAAGAAATTATTTCATCAGTACCTCTAGTTCGTTATGATGAACTAGATGGTTATATATCTGGAGAAATAGCCAACATAAATCTATATAAACTTAGTATCCAAGATGATCATGGAGGTTAA